From the Devosia sp. FJ2-5-3 genome, the window CGCTGGTGCCGGACCATCCGCTGCTGAACTATCCCAACACGATCGGGCCCGAGGATTGGGCCGGCTGGGACAAGGAACGCGGGCTCTATTTCGCTTCGGAATGGGGCGAGGCCTATGTGCCGCTGCTGGCGATGAGCGATGCGGGCGAAGAGCCTCTGACCGGGTCACTGCTGTCTGCAGAGATCGGCGAGGGGCGCCACACCCACACCAGCCTCGTGCTGCATCACCAGCTCGACAAGCTGACCCCGGGCGCTTTCCGCATCATGGCCAATCTGATCCAGCCGGCCAAGCGCAAGGATTGATCCCCCAACGGTTCGCGCTTGCCTCCCGGGCGCGAACCACAAGGCCGCACCCCCAGGCGGCTGAAACCCCCGGTCCTCGTGGCCGGGGGCTTTTTATTGGGGCGTGTTCTGGCTGCGCCGGTCGAGGCGGGTTGTGAGCACGAGCGCCGCGATGATGATGGCGATGCCGGCAAAAGTGGTGGGAGCGGGGACTTCGCCGAAGGCGAGGAAGCCGGCGAGGCTGGCCAGTACGATGGACAGATAATGGAACGGGGCGAGCCTATTGGCCGGGCTCGACTGATAGGCGCGCAGATAACAATATTGGCCGATCTGGGCGAGGACGCCGATGGCAAGGAGAAGAGGCCAGTCGGCTGTGGTCACGGGTTGCCAGACCCAGAGGGCGGGGAGGGCCGTAAAGAGCGTCAGCCCGACCGTGTAAAAGACCATGAGGACGGTGGTGTTTTCGCCGGCGAGGGCCCGGGTCTGTACGGTGGCGAGCGAGCCGAAGACGACCATGGCGAGGGCGGCGAGGAGCCCGAAATCCCAGGAGATTTCGCTGGGGCCGACCATGATCAGCACGCCGACAAAGCCGATGCAGGCGCCGATCCAGCGCCAGGGGCCGGAGCGTTCGCCGAGCATGAAAGTGGCGAGCGCCAGCACGACCAGCGGGCGCATGAAGCCGATGGCGTTGACGAGCGCCAGGGGCAGGGCCGTCAGCGCGGCGAAATTGGCATTGAGGGCGAGCGTGTTGCAGAGCACGCGAAAGCCATGGCGGCTCCATTGGCGGGTGGTGCGCAGGGCATGGCGATGGCGCCAGGCCAGCGGCAGCACGCTGACGAGGCCGATCAGCGAGCGGATGAAGACCATCTGCACCGCCGGATAGCTCGCCCCGCCGAGCTTGACCAGAACGGTCATGATGGTGACGAGCACCATGTCGCTGAGGAGCCAGGCGACAGCGAGGCGCGATGGGGCGGGCATAGGTTTCAGGCCGATTGCAGAAGATTTGCCATGAGCCGGAAGGCGCCGGAGACGAGCTTGTCCATCTGGTGATGGAGCACGAGGCTCGTATGGGTGTGGCGGCCATCGCCGATTTTTGCCGAGAGCAGGGAGCCGGTGAGAGGGGCTTCGCCGGCGTCGCTCATGGACAAAAGCGGGGTGTAGGCGCTGTCCCATGAGGAGGCGAAGTAGAGGCCGCGTTCCTTGTCCCAGCTCTCGAAATCGGCCGCAGTGATTCGGTTTGGGCCGGCGAACAGGGGGTGGTCGGGGGCGATCATTGTGACGGGGGCGGCCGGATTGGTGACGCGCCAGCGGAGGGAGGGGCTGCCGATAGTGAGGGGGAGCGGCGGCGTTGTCTGGGGCTGCCAGCCGTCGGCGGGGCGATGATAGAGGGTGACGAGATGACCACCGGCGCTGACAAAGGCGTGGAGGCGCGCCGTGGCGGCGGCGAGGTCGGGGCGGGTGCCGAAGGCGAAGATGCCGACCACGATGGTGTCGAAGCGCGCGAGATCGCCCGAGAAGGCATCGGCGTCGAGGAGGGTTACGTCGGCGCCGATGCGCTCGAGCCAGAGGCCGACATTGTCGGCGCCCCCGCCGATATAGCCGATGCGGGTTTTCGGGAGGGCGAGATCGAGGGCGAGGATGTCGAGGGCTTGCGGGCGCACGAAGCGGGTGCGGCCGATATGGGGATAGGCGATGGGGGTCAGCGCATAGGCCTGTTGTCCGTCGATGCAGATCGGGAGGCTGTGGCGGCCCGGGGCGAGATTTTCCGCCGGGGTGAGGGTGAGGCCGGTGTCGGTGGGGGTGATGGCGAGGCCCGGCACGGGGGGGAGGGTCAGCGCGCTCGGTTTTGCGCCCTTGATGGCGACGTATTGCGAATTGGTCGCGCCCTTGGGGATGATCAGGGCGCTGGGGCCGACGGACAGCGCGTGGGCCGGGTCGATGGCGAGCGGTTCTTCGGTGTCGAGGGAGAAGCTGATGTCCTCGCCGCCGATATGTGCGGTCACTTCAAGGGACAAAAGACCGTTGCCGCCGAGACTTTGCCAGTCGGGATGGAAGGGATTGCCGATGGGGGCGTCGGCGCCGGCTGCGATGGCGAGCGTCGTGCGGCCGTTCTCGAGGGTGATCGCTGCCGGTGCCGAAATGGCGGGGTGGGCGCGGGGGGAGATGGTGAGCGCGCCGGCAAGGCCGGTTTCGGCTTCGACGACGAGGTCGACGGAATTGCCCGGCGTGAGGCTTGGCGATGTGAAGGCGGCGGAGATGTCGATGCCGGCGGCGAGGGACAGGGCGGCGTCGATTTCGCGCAGTTTTCGCGTCAGGCGGTGGGCGTGTTCGGGGGCGATCGTCGCGCTGGCTGCGGTGAGGGCGCGGCGGGCTTTGGCGAGTGCAGCGATGAGGGGTTGAGCGTGTGGGAAGGCGGCGATGGCCGTTCCGATGGCGGCGTCGGCCTCGGCGAGGGCGGGATGGTCCCCGAGATCGGCGAGGCGCGTGGGGAGGCCGTCGAAAACGCTGGACTCGGCGCTGCTGCCAACGAGATGGAGGGGCCATCTCGTCTGGGCCGGGTGGCGCCAGAACCCCATGTTCTGGCTGGCGTGATAGGCGCGGGACACTTCGCCGAGACGGCCAAAGCTCATGCCGGTGACGGGGTCGCTGTCGTTTGCGATCACTTCCGTGGTCATCGGCGGCGGGCGGACTTCGTCGTCATAATAGCCATTGTCGCCGCCCGACCAGGCCGGGAGATAGTATTTTGCAACCCGCCACGGGGTGAAGCCCTCGGTGATGTAAGCGGGGTCGGCGGCGAGGGCGAGGGCGCGCTCGGCGGCCTCGGTCATGGCGCGGTGGTGGCCATGCTGGCCGGGCACGTCGAGAAAGGTCGGGATGACGATATCGGGGCGGAACTGGCGATAGGCGCGCACGAGGCGCTCGATGGTGCGGTCCTCGCCCCAGCGGCCGAGCGTGTCGGGGCCGGATTTGGAGAAGCCGAAATCGTGGACCGGGTCGTCCGGGCCGTGGCCGAGCCAGGCGATGTCGGCATCGATGGCGCGCGCGGCTTCCTCCATCTCGCGGCTGCGCATGATTCCAAGCGGACCCTGGCGTTCGGGGCCGAGAATGTTCTGGCCGCCTTCGCCGCGGGTGGAGCAGGCGACGATGATTCGCACGCCATGCTGGTGGCGGAGGGTCGCGAGCATCTCGTTGTGCTCGTCGTCGGGATGGGCGCCGGTATTCATCACGCCGATCGTGGAGCGCAGGCGCCCAAGGGCACGGTGAAGCGCAACGAGGCGGGGCTGGGCAGCGCGGCGGCGCAGGCGATCACGATCTGGCAGCATGACGAAAGTCCGGTAGTTGAGTGTCAGGTGGCGGGGCCGGCGACGCTGAGGTGCGGCGAGACCGTGTCGAGCAGCGGCAGGGCGGCGGCGCCGAGGGCGGCGGTGAGGCGGCCGGTCTGGCCCCGGATGACGCGGGGCAGGGTGCGCTGCTGGCGGGTGGCGACGGAAACCGGCAGGGGGTCGAGGGCGGCGATCACCGCCTCGAGCACCGAATCGGGCAGGCCGCCACCGAAGATGACGGTTTCGGGGTCGAAGATGTTTTCCAGCATGGCGACGGTGGGGGCGAGGTAGTCGGCCGCCATGGCGATCCAGTCGAGCAGGGTCTTGTCGCCCTCGTCATGGAGCTTCTGGATATCCTCGACAGTGGCGGCATAGATGCCGGCCATGGCGAGGCGCTCGCGCAGGGCGAAGACGGAGACGAAGCGCTCGAGCGCGCCCGCCGGGCCATAGCGAGTGGCGCCATTGCGCGGCACGAGCCCGACATGGCCGATTTCGCCCGCATTGCCAAAGGCGCCGCGCAGGGGGCGACCGTCCTGGATAACACCGAGGCCGAGGCCGACGCCGAAATAGAGATAGCAGAACGAGCCCAATTGGCGGCCGGCGCCATAGAGACGTTCGCCGACGACGGCGGCGGTCGCGTCGTTTTCGACCACGACATGCTGGCCGGTTGCCTTGGCGAAAAGGGCGACAGGATCGACGCCGGTCCAGCCGGGCAACGTCGCCGGGCCGACCGAACTCATGCCTTCAACCTCGAAGGGGCCGGGCATGACGATGCCGAGGCCGAGCAATTTGCTGCGGTCGGCACCGAGCGAGGCTTCGAGGCGCGCGACTTCCTTGGCGACGAGGCCGGGCACGATGTCGGGGCTGGCGTCGGTGAGGGGGATGGTGGACTGGCCGCGAATGCCGCCGGAGAGATCGAGGAGCGCGGTGACCATGTGGTCGGCAGCGATTTCGACCCCGGCGGTGAGCGGGCCGTCGGGATTGACGGCGAACTGGATTGGCGGCTGGCCGCGACCCGAGCGCAGGCGACCGAGCTCGATAAGCAGGCCCTCAGAGAGCAGTTCTTCCACGATATTGGCAACGGCCTGCGGGGTGAGGCGAGCGCGGCGGGCAATCTCCGTGCGGCCGAGGTGCTCGTGCATGCGGATGACTTCGAGGAC encodes:
- a CDS encoding DMT family transporter is translated as MPAPSRLAVAWLLSDMVLVTIMTVLVKLGGASYPAVQMVFIRSLIGLVSVLPLAWRHRHALRTTRQWSRHGFRVLCNTLALNANFAALTALPLALVNAIGFMRPLVVLALATFMLGERSGPWRWIGACIGFVGVLIMVGPSEISWDFGLLAALAMVVFGSLATVQTRALAGENTTVLMVFYTVGLTLFTALPALWVWQPVTTADWPLLLAIGVLAQIGQYCYLRAYQSSPANRLAPFHYLSIVLASLAGFLAFGEVPAPTTFAGIAIIIAALVLTTRLDRRSQNTPQ
- a CDS encoding PIG-L family deacetylase codes for the protein MLPDRDRLRRRAAQPRLVALHRALGRLRSTIGVMNTGAHPDDEHNEMLATLRHQHGVRIIVACSTRGEGGQNILGPERQGPLGIMRSREMEEAARAIDADIAWLGHGPDDPVHDFGFSKSGPDTLGRWGEDRTIERLVRAYRQFRPDIVIPTFLDVPGQHGHHRAMTEAAERALALAADPAYITEGFTPWRVAKYYLPAWSGGDNGYYDDEVRPPPMTTEVIANDSDPVTGMSFGRLGEVSRAYHASQNMGFWRHPAQTRWPLHLVGSSAESSVFDGLPTRLADLGDHPALAEADAAIGTAIAAFPHAQPLIAALAKARRALTAASATIAPEHAHRLTRKLREIDAALSLAAGIDISAAFTSPSLTPGNSVDLVVEAETGLAGALTISPRAHPAISAPAAITLENGRTTLAIAAGADAPIGNPFHPDWQSLGGNGLLSLEVTAHIGGEDISFSLDTEEPLAIDPAHALSVGPSALIIPKGATNSQYVAIKGAKPSALTLPPVPGLAITPTDTGLTLTPAENLAPGRHSLPICIDGQQAYALTPIAYPHIGRTRFVRPQALDILALDLALPKTRIGYIGGGADNVGLWLERIGADVTLLDADAFSGDLARFDTIVVGIFAFGTRPDLAAATARLHAFVSAGGHLVTLYHRPADGWQPQTTPPLPLTIGSPSLRWRVTNPAAPVTMIAPDHPLFAGPNRITAADFESWDKERGLYFASSWDSAYTPLLSMSDAGEAPLTGSLLSAKIGDGRHTHTSLVLHHQMDKLVSGAFRLMANLLQSA
- a CDS encoding ROK family transcriptional regulator; this translates as MNGRTKSELRQRVAIGSNPERNRAHNRRVVLEVIRMHEHLGRTEIARRARLTPQAVANIVEELLSEGLLIELGRLRSGRGQPPIQFAVNPDGPLTAGVEIAADHMVTALLDLSGGIRGQSTIPLTDASPDIVPGLVAKEVARLEASLGADRSKLLGLGIVMPGPFEVEGMSSVGPATLPGWTGVDPVALFAKATGQHVVVENDATAAVVGERLYGAGRQLGSFCYLYFGVGLGLGVIQDGRPLRGAFGNAGEIGHVGLVPRNGATRYGPAGALERFVSVFALRERLAMAGIYAATVEDIQKLHDEGDKTLLDWIAMAADYLAPTVAMLENIFDPETVIFGGGLPDSVLEAVIAALDPLPVSVATRQQRTLPRVIRGQTGRLTAALGAAALPLLDTVSPHLSVAGPAT